The following coding sequences are from one Xylanivirga thermophila window:
- the rlmD gene encoding 23S rRNA (uracil(1939)-C(5))-methyltransferase RlmD, whose translation MSRDLPVKKNEEYILTIENMGINGEGIGRIEGYTLFISGAIPEEKVRIKVIKINKNYGYGKLMEIIEPSPYRVEPFCPYSTRCGGCQLQHLNYKAQLDYKTRLVKDAMERIAKIYDLKIHPTIGMDDLLGYRNKAQFPVGLVRDSLAIGFYAPRSHDIIDMDTCFIQHGINDDIIHIIRQFIKEYDISIYDEIKHRGIIRHIVTKVGFKSGQVMVIIVTNGSSLPHKDKLIDMLRNSIPGICSIVQNINREKTNVILGNKNITLWGKDYIVDTIGEFKFKISPLSFFQVNPVQTEILYKKALEFANLTGNEIVVDAYSGIGTISLFLAKNAKKVYSVEVVKEAGEDAKENARINDINNVEFIQGESEVVIPKLVEDGLKIDVAVVDPPRKGCDARLLDALIKANPERIVYVSCNPATLARDLRYLWDRGYKAGEVQPVDMFPFTTHVETVVLMSRV comes from the coding sequence ATGAGTCGCGATTTGCCAGTTAAGAAAAATGAAGAATACATACTAACGATAGAAAATATGGGCATAAATGGTGAAGGGATAGGCAGGATAGAGGGATATACCCTCTTTATTTCTGGGGCTATTCCAGAAGAAAAGGTACGGATAAAGGTTATAAAGATAAATAAAAATTATGGATATGGCAAGCTTATGGAGATAATAGAGCCATCACCATATAGGGTAGAACCCTTTTGCCCATATAGTACAAGGTGTGGGGGATGTCAATTACAGCATCTTAATTATAAAGCTCAATTGGATTACAAGACCAGATTGGTAAAGGATGCAATGGAGCGCATAGCAAAGATTTATGATTTAAAGATCCATCCAACCATTGGTATGGATGATCTACTAGGATATAGAAATAAAGCACAGTTTCCGGTGGGGCTTGTTAGGGATAGCTTAGCTATAGGTTTTTATGCCCCACGGAGTCATGACATAATAGATATGGATACCTGTTTTATACAGCATGGAATAAATGATGATATCATACATATTATAAGGCAATTTATAAAGGAATATGACATATCCATATATGATGAAATAAAGCATAGAGGCATAATACGGCATATAGTTACAAAGGTAGGCTTTAAAAGTGGTCAGGTTATGGTGATCATAGTAACCAATGGTTCAAGTTTGCCCCATAAGGACAAACTTATAGATATGCTACGGAATAGTATACCTGGGATATGCAGCATAGTGCAGAATATAAATCGGGAAAAGACGAATGTAATATTGGGAAATAAAAATATAACCCTGTGGGGTAAGGATTATATTGTAGACACAATAGGAGAGTTTAAATTTAAAATCTCACCCTTATCATTTTTTCAGGTAAATCCTGTGCAGACTGAGATTTTATATAAAAAGGCTCTGGAGTTTGCTAATCTTACGGGAAATGAAATCGTGGTAGATGCCTATAGTGGTATAGGTACCATATCTCTATTTTTGGCTAAAAATGCGAAAAAGGTGTACAGCGTAGAGGTGGTAAAAGAGGCGGGAGAAGATGCCAAAGAAAATGCTAGGATAAACGATATAAATAATGTAGAATTTATACAGGGAGAATCGGAAGTTGTAATACCAAAGTTAGTAGAGGATGGATTAAAGATAGATGTTGCAGTGGTGGATCCTCCAAGAAAAGGCTGTGATGCAAGACTTTTAGATGCGCTTATCAAGGCTAATCCAGAGAGGATTGTGTATGTATCCTGCAATCCTGCTACTTTGGCCAGAGATTTGCGCTATCTATGGGATAGGGGTTACAAGGCGGGAGAAGTGCAACCAGTCGATATGTTTCCATTCACGACACATGTTGAGACGGTGGTATTGATGTCAAGGGTATAA
- a CDS encoding metallophosphoesterase, which translates to MKNNNKSKRIIIITILILLAVFGGITVWGNLTVGTTRYKITLERLPVAFEGYKIAQIADLHNSEFGEDNSKTIKILKEENPDIIVITGDLVDSNHMDIDIAIKFIQQAVKISPCYYVTGNHEAWIGDIYYELEEQLLDAGVTVLRDEVITISNDKDSIQLIGLDDPDFSDQAPYLQESMLEAKLYNMNLKDGFKILLSHRPEFFGVYVKNDIDLVLSGHAHGGQFRIPFIGGVIAPNQGFFPKYDAGEYHEANTTMIVSRGIGNSIIPVRINNRPEVVIVQLYSQ; encoded by the coding sequence ATGAAAAATAATAATAAATCAAAAAGAATCATCATAATTACAATTCTAATCTTATTGGCTGTTTTTGGAGGTATAACCGTCTGGGGTAATCTTACAGTAGGCACCACTCGTTATAAGATAACTTTGGAGCGTTTGCCAGTTGCATTTGAAGGATATAAGATTGCACAGATTGCAGATTTGCATAATTCAGAATTTGGAGAGGATAATTCGAAAACAATTAAAATCTTGAAAGAGGAGAATCCTGATATCATTGTTATTACTGGTGATCTGGTAGATTCAAATCACATGGACATAGACATTGCAATAAAGTTTATTCAACAGGCGGTAAAAATTTCTCCGTGCTATTATGTGACAGGCAACCATGAGGCATGGATTGGAGATATCTACTATGAACTGGAAGAACAATTGCTCGACGCAGGTGTCACTGTATTACGTGATGAGGTGATTACAATATCGAATGATAAAGACAGCATTCAACTGATTGGTTTGGACGATCCTGATTTTTCAGATCAGGCTCCTTACCTTCAAGAGAGCATGCTAGAGGCTAAACTTTACAATATGAATTTAAAAGATGGGTTCAAGATTTTATTGTCGCACAGACCAGAATTCTTTGGAGTATATGTAAAAAATGACATTGATTTAGTTCTCAGTGGTCATGCACATGGCGGGCAGTTCAGAATTCCTTTTATAGGGGGCGTTATTGCTCCAAATCAGGGGTTTTTCCCAAAATATGATGCAGGAGAATATCATGAAGCCAATACTACGATGATTGTCAGTCGTGGTATTGGAAACAGCATAATTCCTGTAAGAATTAATAACAGGCCAGAAGTGGTTATTGTCCAATTATATTCTCAATGA
- a CDS encoding WapI family immunity protein produces MWLKLDLDGIVFQIQISGYQPSPTENWDSQWCRTSLSLASKNWLNYMIENDELLLTCEIQTLAESLQKLLNDGFNEITEIECIEPDFKFILHPKKDLRNDPRYIYVREGHEIEDISMEWVVLFWNDGLTNNYLSMEFDRDDIEHLLNYLEMIMGSIDKQSETITEMINKGIIYG; encoded by the coding sequence ATGTGGTTAAAACTTGATCTAGACGGAATTGTTTTTCAAATACAGATTAGTGGTTATCAGCCTTCGCCTACCGAAAACTGGGATTCACAATGGTGCAGAACTAGTCTTTCCTTAGCATCAAAAAACTGGCTAAACTATATGATTGAAAATGATGAGTTGCTTTTAACATGTGAGATTCAAACATTGGCAGAAAGTTTACAAAAGCTGCTTAATGATGGATTTAACGAAATAACAGAGATAGAGTGCATTGAACCAGACTTTAAATTTATATTGCACCCCAAGAAAGACTTAAGAAACGATCCAAGATACATATATGTCCGAGAGGGCCATGAAATAGAAGATATTTCAATGGAATGGGTTGTTTTATTTTGGAACGATGGATTAACAAATAATTATTTATCTATGGAATTTGATAGGGATGATATCGAACATCTTCTCAATTATTTAGAAATGATTATGGGTAGTATTGATAAGCAAAGCGAAACGATTACTGAGATGATTAATAAAGGAATTATTTACGGATAA
- a CDS encoding recombinase family protein has product MSKNPKVHFIPPKPPKREKRVGIYCRVSSNSFEQLKSLTAQVSALTRVTAATPQWLLVDVYMDIASGKTGSSRKEFSRMLEDCNSHNLDIILTKSISRFGRDTVDTLEALNQLKTLGVRVIFEQEDLDTANTDSDLMISIIEAIAQAENESRSDNIKWGIKQRAAQGTSKLYNRKCYGYKNDVDGSLIIDDEEAKNVQLIFDFYLQGKSIIGIIEELEKLGIKSPTGKDKWSKRTIDVMLSNEKYIGIVRLLNSGKYEAHYISEDNNPSIISDEQFKAVQIEKANRSNVIKGEDGNQRKNKKYSSKRK; this is encoded by the coding sequence ATGTCTAAAAACCCAAAAGTTCATTTTATACCACCTAAACCTCCAAAACGAGAGAAAAGAGTAGGTATTTACTGCCGGGTCAGTAGTAATAGTTTTGAACAATTGAAAAGCCTTACTGCTCAAGTATCTGCCCTTACAAGGGTAACTGCGGCCACGCCTCAATGGTTACTTGTTGATGTTTATATGGATATTGCCTCTGGGAAAACCGGTTCTTCTCGCAAAGAGTTCTCTCGTATGCTTGAAGATTGCAACTCCCATAATCTAGATATAATACTCACTAAGAGTATTAGCCGATTTGGTAGAGATACAGTGGATACACTTGAAGCATTAAATCAACTAAAAACGTTAGGAGTTCGTGTAATATTTGAGCAAGAAGATCTAGATACTGCAAATACAGATAGTGACCTTATGATATCTATCATCGAAGCTATTGCACAGGCGGAAAATGAATCTAGAAGTGATAATATAAAATGGGGTATTAAACAAAGAGCGGCACAAGGCACTTCAAAGCTGTATAACCGTAAATGTTATGGCTATAAAAATGATGTTGATGGCAGTCTTATTATAGATGATGAAGAGGCTAAAAATGTACAGCTAATATTTGATTTTTACCTTCAAGGCAAAAGTATTATAGGAATAATTGAAGAGTTAGAAAAGCTTGGTATTAAATCCCCAACTGGAAAAGATAAGTGGAGTAAAAGGACAATTGATGTAATGTTAAGTAATGAAAAATATATAGGAATAGTTCGACTATTAAATTCAGGGAAGTACGAAGCTCATTATATTTCTGAAGATAATAATCCTTCTATTATAAGTGATGAACAGTTTAAGGCAGTACAGATTGAGAAGGCAAATAGAAGTAATGTTATAAAGGGTGAAGATGGCAACCAGAGAAAAAATAAAAAGTACAGTTCTAAGAGAAAATAG
- a CDS encoding recombinase family protein, giving the protein MAEDNKRIHFIPPLPPKREKRVGIYCRVSTNSTEQLKSLTAQVSALTRLTAANPKWLLVDVYIDIASSKTGSSRKEFSRMLQDCKSRDIEIILTKSISRFGRDTVEILDALNKLKVLGVRVIFEQEQLDTADTDSGLMISIVESFAQAENESRSDNIKWGIKQRAAQGTSKLYNRKCYGYYNDEDGNLAIDEKEAKNVRMIFNLYLQGKSVLGVVKELERLGIKSPTGKDTWPKRTIDVMLSNEKYMGDVRLLDNGKHSSYYLAEGNNPAIIPKETFQAVQLEKQQRSNVIKSEDGSQRKNKKYSSKQ; this is encoded by the coding sequence ATGGCTGAAGATAATAAAAGAATTCATTTTATACCACCATTACCACCTAAGCGAGAAAAGCGAGTAGGCATCTACTGCCGCGTAAGTACAAACAGTACTGAACAGTTGAAAAGCCTTACCGCTCAAGTGTCAGCACTTACAAGATTGACAGCAGCCAATCCAAAATGGTTGTTGGTTGATGTGTATATAGATATTGCTTCAAGTAAGACAGGTTCCTCTCGAAAAGAGTTTTCTCGCATGTTACAGGACTGTAAGTCACGTGATATAGAGATTATCCTAACTAAGAGCATCAGCAGATTTGGCCGAGATACGGTTGAGATTCTTGATGCACTTAATAAGCTAAAAGTTCTCGGTGTTCGTGTCATATTTGAACAGGAACAGCTGGATACAGCTGATACAGACAGCGGCCTTATGATTTCTATTGTTGAGTCTTTTGCTCAAGCTGAAAACGAGTCAAGAAGTGACAATATTAAATGGGGTATCAAACAACGCGCTGCACAAGGTACTTCAAAGTTATACAATAGAAAGTGCTATGGGTATTACAATGATGAAGATGGTAATCTGGCTATTGATGAGAAAGAGGCGAAAAATGTCCGGATGATATTTAACCTCTATCTTCAGGGTAAGAGTGTTTTAGGTGTTGTAAAAGAACTGGAGCGACTGGGTATCAAGTCCCCTACCGGAAAGGATACATGGCCTAAGAGAACAATTGACGTAATGCTCAGTAATGAAAAGTATATGGGCGACGTTCGGTTATTGGACAACGGAAAGCATAGCTCATATTATTTGGCTGAGGGTAACAATCCGGCGATAATACCTAAGGAAACATTCCAAGCAGTACAACTTGAAAAACAGCAGCGAAGTAATGTTATAAAAAGTGAAGATGGTAGCCAGCGGAAAAACAAAAAATACAGTTCAAAGCAGTAA
- a CDS encoding helix-turn-helix domain-containing protein, with protein MAISYKKLWKLLIDRDMKKKDLQKLAGISSATITKLGKNENVSTEIIQKICIALECDVCDIMEMDTKRN; from the coding sequence ATGGCAATTAGTTATAAAAAGCTTTGGAAGCTTCTTATTGATAGAGATATGAAAAAGAAAGACTTACAGAAACTTGCAGGCATTAGTTCTGCTACGATCACAAAGCTTGGTAAAAACGAAAATGTTAGTACAGAAATAATACAAAAAATCTGTATAGCGTTGGAATGTGACGTCTGTGATATCATGGAAATGGATACCAAACGGAATTAG
- a CDS encoding transposase, giving the protein EWATAKYELLVLKAKEFEPLSVNNTANVTMLTVYISMVKNLQNSLTKILKAIHQLIDDDLSKDVPVISPTLELLQSIPGIGFLTAATIIAEIGDFSAFSKPKKLVAYFGIDPSVMQSGEFTGTRNKMSKRGSKLLRRVLYTTALANIRTKRNSEPCNPVLMDFYKRKSQSKPKKVALGAVMHKLVYIIFAVLRDRKPFELRTPEEHAKMLTRKHTAA; this is encoded by the coding sequence TGAGTGGGCAACAGCAAAGTATGAATTACTAGTCCTCAAAGCGAAGGAGTTTGAGCCCTTAAGCGTTAATAATACTGCTAACGTAACAATGCTCACCGTTTATATCTCTATGGTTAAAAACCTCCAAAATAGTCTTACTAAAATCTTAAAGGCAATTCACCAATTAATTGACGATGACTTGTCAAAGGATGTGCCTGTAATATCCCCGACCCTTGAACTTCTTCAAAGTATCCCTGGTATAGGCTTTCTTACAGCTGCTACTATCATTGCTGAGATCGGTGATTTCTCAGCTTTCTCGAAACCAAAAAAACTAGTCGCATACTTTGGAATTGACCCTTCAGTAATGCAATCTGGAGAATTCACCGGTACCCGTAATAAGATGTCTAAAAGGGGCTCAAAGCTGCTTAGGAGGGTGCTCTATACTACGGCACTTGCCAATATCCGAACTAAACGTAACAGTGAACCGTGTAATCCTGTACTAATGGATTTCTATAAGAGAAAGTCACAGAGCAAGCCTAAAAAAGTAGCTTTAGGAGCAGTTATGCATAAACTTGTTTATATCATCTTTGCTGTTCTCAGGGATAGAAAACCTTTTGAACTACGTACTCCCGAAGAACATGCTAAGATGCTTACAAGAAAGCATACTGCAGCTTAG
- a CDS encoding N-6 DNA methylase — MINIRKLESELWESADLLRQGSKLSSQEYCMPVLGLIFLRYAYSRFKYVEAEILKDRPVRNGRVLPVESSDFKQKSAIFLPEKARYDYLLNLPDDADCGKAVNEAMELIEAESTQLKGILPKTYTSFGNDLLKELLRIFNNSALNEINDDILGRIYEYFLNKFASAIASDDGVFFTPKSLVKMIVNIIEPTHGIVLDPACGSGGMFVSSSDFVNVEGINANSAMTFYGQEKVEFNAKLCIMNMAVHGLNAKIKSGDEANSFYHDAHNLEGRCDYVMANPPFNVDKVKAESTQNAGRLPFGLPGVNQKKEVSNANYLWISYFYAYLNDTGRAGFVMAASATDSGNKEREIRKQLIQTGHVDCLMSVANNFFYKVSLPCSLWFFDKGKKEELKDKVLFIDSRNYYTVVDRTLNEWSEWQMKNLNAIVWLYRGEKEKYTKLLQDYSTQIINDCKELDTEFESVSVLMNGYGEKLKPLRAQVADIIKNAEDINQLLPLNDMLKKYTTELNASLKALFEYGDGLEKEEAKDFAKSIDESATTWDRFKKSVSASLEEVVSQIKAYRTVIKEAKWLTEKFGDGTYTDVLGLCKVATIDEIEEKNWSLTPGAYVGVAPVEEDDENFEERMTEIHKELLTLQAEANQLMDTISANFEELGI, encoded by the coding sequence ATGATAAATATAAGAAAATTAGAATCAGAATTATGGGAATCAGCAGATCTCTTACGTCAAGGTTCTAAATTAAGTTCTCAAGAATATTGCATGCCGGTTCTTGGTTTAATCTTTTTGCGTTATGCATATAGTCGGTTTAAATACGTGGAAGCTGAAATTCTAAAAGACCGTCCTGTACGTAATGGTCGTGTACTTCCTGTTGAGTCAAGTGATTTTAAACAAAAAAGCGCTATTTTTTTACCTGAAAAGGCTCGATATGATTATCTGCTCAATTTGCCAGACGATGCTGATTGTGGGAAGGCAGTCAATGAGGCTATGGAGTTAATTGAGGCAGAGAGTACTCAATTGAAAGGAATACTACCTAAAACATATACTTCTTTTGGAAATGATTTGTTGAAAGAATTGTTGCGTATTTTTAATAATAGTGCATTGAACGAAATCAACGATGATATCCTTGGGCGTATTTATGAGTATTTCTTAAATAAGTTTGCTTCAGCTATCGCATCGGATGATGGAGTTTTCTTTACACCTAAATCTTTAGTAAAAATGATTGTGAATATAATTGAGCCAACTCATGGAATAGTCTTGGATCCGGCCTGTGGCAGTGGTGGGATGTTTGTTTCTTCCAGCGATTTTGTCAATGTTGAAGGAATCAATGCTAATTCTGCAATGACTTTTTATGGACAAGAAAAAGTAGAGTTTAATGCGAAGTTATGTATCATGAATATGGCTGTACACGGACTAAATGCAAAAATCAAATCTGGTGATGAGGCTAACAGCTTCTATCATGATGCTCATAATCTGGAAGGTAGATGTGATTATGTAATGGCTAATCCCCCATTTAATGTAGATAAAGTAAAAGCAGAATCTACTCAGAATGCAGGACGCCTACCTTTTGGATTGCCAGGAGTGAATCAGAAAAAGGAAGTCTCTAACGCTAATTATCTCTGGATTTCATATTTCTATGCTTATTTAAATGATACCGGACGTGCTGGCTTTGTTATGGCCGCTTCTGCTACGGATAGTGGTAATAAGGAAAGAGAAATTAGAAAGCAGCTTATCCAGACGGGACATGTAGATTGTTTAATGTCAGTAGCAAATAATTTCTTTTATAAGGTTTCGTTACCTTGTTCACTTTGGTTTTTTGATAAGGGAAAGAAAGAAGAATTAAAGGATAAAGTACTTTTTATAGATTCTCGTAATTACTATACCGTAGTGGATCGAACACTCAATGAGTGGAGTGAATGGCAGATGAAAAACCTCAATGCCATTGTCTGGCTATATCGTGGAGAGAAGGAGAAATATACAAAACTATTACAGGATTATAGTACTCAAATTATCAATGATTGCAAAGAACTCGATACTGAATTTGAAAGTGTGTCGGTACTGATGAATGGCTATGGTGAGAAACTTAAGCCATTGCGAGCTCAGGTAGCTGATATCATTAAAAATGCTGAGGATATTAATCAGTTATTACCGCTGAATGATATGTTGAAGAAGTATACTACAGAACTTAATGCTTCATTAAAAGCTCTTTTTGAGTACGGTGATGGATTGGAAAAGGAAGAAGCTAAAGATTTTGCTAAATCCATCGACGAATCAGCAACAACTTGGGATCGCTTTAAAAAGTCTGTTTCTGCTAGCCTTGAGGAGGTTGTATCTCAAATCAAGGCCTACCGTACAGTGATAAAAGAAGCAAAATGGCTCACTGAGAAATTCGGAGACGGCACATATACCGATGTTCTGGGACTTTGTAAAGTTGCAACTATAGATGAAATAGAAGAAAAGAACTGGAGCCTTACTCCGGGTGCATATGTGGGAGTAGCTCCTGTAGAAGAAGATGATGAAAACTTTGAAGAAAGAATGACTGAAATTCATAAGGAACTCTTAACCTTACAGGCAGAAGCAAATCAGTTAATGGATACAATTTCAGCGAATTTTGAGGAGCTGGGGATATGA
- a CDS encoding restriction endonuclease subunit S: MKWETVNLGDVLHLIIGGGTPSKSKSEYWNGDIFWCSVKDMEDDKHYLSYTKDTITKKGLENSSANLIKAGTVITSTRMGLGRAFINKVDMAINQDLKALIPNERIDNRFLLWTIVSKRNELNMLGRGSTVKGITLDILKSIEIALPPLIVQRRIADILSAYDDLIENNQKQIKLLEEAAMRLYKEWFVNLRFPGYENTKIVDGVPDGWSRKKLIDIADITMGQSPKSEYYNDKQQGLPFHQGVTNYGYRFVIDDTYSTSYTRIAEAGSILFSVRAPVGRMNITKNKIVIGRGLAAINHREGLQSFLFYMLKNRFYKDDLIGNGAIYASITKSALHSQEFLIPSDNLANKFNSVAKSIDQQITNADRQIILLKQARDKLLPKLMNGDIEV; the protein is encoded by the coding sequence ATGAAGTGGGAAACTGTAAATCTAGGTGACGTACTACACTTAATAATTGGAGGGGGAACTCCATCAAAATCAAAATCGGAGTACTGGAATGGTGATATTTTTTGGTGCTCAGTTAAAGATATGGAAGACGATAAACACTACCTTTCATATACTAAAGACACTATAACAAAAAAAGGTCTTGAAAACAGCTCTGCTAATCTAATAAAGGCGGGGACTGTAATCACTTCTACTAGAATGGGTTTAGGTCGTGCATTCATAAATAAAGTAGACATGGCTATAAATCAAGATCTTAAAGCTTTGATTCCAAATGAGCGAATTGATAATAGGTTTTTATTATGGACCATAGTATCGAAAAGAAATGAACTCAATATGTTAGGGCGAGGTTCAACAGTAAAGGGTATTACTTTAGATATATTGAAAAGTATTGAGATAGCACTTCCCCCCCTGATAGTTCAACGTCGTATTGCCGACATTCTCTCAGCCTATGATGATTTAATTGAAAATAATCAAAAGCAGATTAAGTTGCTGGAAGAAGCGGCCATGCGATTGTATAAAGAATGGTTTGTAAATCTTCGATTCCCTGGATATGAAAACACTAAGATAGTTGATGGTGTGCCGGATGGTTGGAGCCGAAAAAAACTTATTGATATAGCTGATATTACAATGGGACAGAGTCCAAAATCAGAATATTATAATGATAAACAACAAGGTTTACCCTTCCATCAAGGCGTTACAAATTATGGATATCGATTTGTAATTGATGATACATATTCTACGAGTTACACACGTATTGCAGAAGCGGGAAGTATTTTGTTCAGTGTACGTGCACCAGTAGGGCGAATGAATATTACAAAAAATAAAATTGTTATTGGTCGTGGCTTAGCAGCTATTAATCATAGAGAAGGTTTGCAGAGCTTTCTTTTCTATATGCTTAAGAACCGATTTTATAAAGATGATCTAATTGGAAACGGAGCAATATATGCTTCAATAACAAAATCTGCTTTGCATTCACAAGAATTTCTAATACCTAGTGATAATTTAGCAAATAAGTTCAATAGCGTTGCGAAAAGTATTGATCAGCAGATAACCAATGCTGATCGACAGATTATTTTATTGAAACAAGCCCGTGATAAACTTCTTCCCAAACTTATGAACGGCGACATTGAGGTATAG
- a CDS encoding (deoxy)nucleoside triphosphate pyrophosphohydrolase has translation MIQVTAAIIQRDSKLLICQRPKGKRCELLWEFPGGKIEADETPEECLARECHEELGITVKAERLAQEVVYAYPDITVNIRFYFCKLIGGEPVCIEHNDIQWFTLDEVSKLPLCPADKKMFNLISDNIKGYLAQTTSNPD, from the coding sequence TTGATTCAGGTAACTGCAGCAATTATACAAAGGGACAGTAAACTGCTTATCTGTCAGAGACCTAAGGGAAAACGCTGCGAGCTGTTATGGGAATTTCCAGGAGGAAAGATCGAGGCTGACGAAACGCCAGAGGAGTGCCTTGCACGTGAATGTCACGAGGAATTAGGAATAACAGTTAAAGCAGAGCGGCTTGCACAAGAAGTTGTATATGCATATCCAGACATCACCGTCAATATTCGCTTTTATTTTTGTAAACTTATTGGTGGGGAGCCGGTTTGTATTGAGCATAACGACATTCAGTGGTTCACCCTTGATGAAGTGTCAAAATTACCACTATGTCCTGCTGACAAAAAGATGTTTAATTTAATTTCAGATAATATTAAAGGGTATCTGGCGCAGACAACTTCCAATCCAGACTAA
- a CDS encoding recombinase family protein, which yields MPDNKTIHFIPPLPPKREKRVGIYCRVSTSSADQLKSLTAQVSALTRLTAANPKWLLVDVYIDITSSKTGSSRKEFFRMLQDCKSHDIEIILTKSISRFGRDTVEILDALNQLKNLGVRVIFEQEVLDTADTDNDLMISIIESIAQAENESRSENIKWGIKQRAAQGTSKLYNRKCYGYYNDEDGNLVINEEEAKNVRLIYNLYLQGKSVLGIVKDLERLGIKSPTGKSTWPKRTIDVMLSNEKYTGTVRLLDNGKHDSYYQAENNNPAIVSKETFQAVQIEKQHRSNVIEDEKGSKRKSKKYSSKK from the coding sequence GTGCCTGATAATAAAACAATTCATTTCATACCACCATTGCCTCCTAAACGGGAAAAGCGAGTAGGCATTTACTGTCGTGTGAGCACAAGCAGTGCTGATCAGTTAAAAAGTCTTACAGCCCAAGTATCGGCGCTAACAAGATTGACAGCAGCTAATCCCAAATGGTTATTAGTAGATGTGTATATAGATATTACTTCAAGCAAGACAGGTTCTTCCCGCAAAGAGTTTTTTCGTATGCTGCAGGACTGTAAGTCTCATGATATAGAAATTATCCTAACCAAGAGCATCAGCAGATTTGGTCGAGACACTGTAGAGATTCTTGATGCCTTGAACCAGCTAAAAAATCTTGGCGTTCGCGTTATATTTGAACAGGAAGTGCTTGATACAGCTGATACGGATAATGATCTCATGATTTCCATAATCGAATCAATAGCGCAGGCAGAGAACGAATCACGCAGTGAAAATATTAAGTGGGGAATCAAACAACGTGCTGCGCAAGGTACCTCAAAGCTTTATAATAGAAAATGCTATGGGTATTATAATGACGAAGATGGTAATCTGGTCATTAATGAGGAAGAAGCAAAAAATGTTCGTTTAATATATAACCTCTATCTTCAGGGTAAAAGCGTTTTAGGTATTGTGAAAGATCTGGAACGGCTGGGGATCAAATCCCCTACCGGGAAGTCAACTTGGCCTAAGAGAACAATTGACGTAATGCTCAGTAATGAAAAATATACGGGCACCGTTCGGTTGTTGGATAACGGAAAACACGATTCATATTATCAGGCAGAGAATAACAATCCTGCAATAGTTTCAAAGGAAACTTTCCAAGCGGTGCAGATTGAAAAACAGCATCGAAGCAATGTTATCGAGGACGAAAAAGGAAGTAAGCGAAAAAGCAAAAAATACAGTTCGAAGAAGTAG
- a CDS encoding Sec23/Sec24 zinc finger-containing protein, translating into MGERFAGIDWWCDRCGAYLNGQSGFNDHKYTWKCTECGFKNSISRDNIYESHEDFFSRKNKDDD; encoded by the coding sequence ATGGGCGAGAGATTTGCAGGAATAGATTGGTGGTGTGATAGGTGTGGTGCTTATCTTAACGGTCAATCAGGTTTTAATGACCATAAATACACATGGAAATGCACAGAATGCGGATTCAAGAATAGCATTTCGCGTGACAACATTTATGAGTCTCATGAAGACTTTTTCAGTCGAAAAAACAAAGACGATGACTAA